Proteins from one Terriglobus tenax genomic window:
- a CDS encoding TonB-dependent receptor, which produces MQFLKVIPAAVFLCFLLAFPAWGQVVTADVTGVAMDPTGATLPNVKVTVVNVETNLTKVATTTGDGSFTVTLLPPGTYNIKAEAEGFKSWEVRGLKLAIGDKYRIDPNLAVGQVNETIQVSAGSPSIQREESSIGTLVGERAVQDLPLNGRNFVRLAQIAPGATEGAAGSTQSGTRPDDRRQSSSVSINGQTSDLNNFLIDGTDDNERFLGNVVVKPSIDGIQEMKIETNSYSAVLGRTAGGVISIVTKPGTNALHGTVYEYFRNEVLDARNYFARTGPKPAFKQNQFGGSIGGPILRDRLFYFGDYERFTQRVGQTYNVTVPTLAQAGGADHTGPACFTQNIFDPATTVQVSPGVYTRQQFAGNCIPNSRWNSAARNFITRWPAPNGGSTNNYSSSPAKRQDSDSMDTRADYKLCDRDFFFARYSYNDTRTITPAALPVINGVSLVGNAGVFPGPSKQRSQGIQLNYTHLLTPNLVMEAKLAYTRFANAATSTNTGTNAAATLGIPGQGTDPTTSGVPTISIAGGPAAGDATFVPIITKDNTYQEMIGITYTQGRQTIRFGTSYIQRQVASSQSSEGRGQYAFGANTTGRITGNTFSEGNALASFILGLPGSESRNILLAKPQYSSHEGAFYFQDDWKVMRKLTVNLGGRLDWWTPMTEKRGNIANFNPGTIPAPGTPAITPVPGTPVPSIIQAGVNGVNASAGVKTYRWNLAPRVGFAYSIDDRTVVRGGFGISYYPPYMGSALALRNPPFVSLYGPSYSDFFGGALLSDGMPTPSATSASAPTGSLTVVDSSLKMPYVEQFNLTLQRELPAGFIATVTGVGALTRRSILAMDINPAPPQVGSTLPVNQRRIYDVAYPTILGFSNGNPLGGIGSVSQSRNWNKANYFGLQTVLERRFNNGLSLTAQNTWSHSIDLAAPLYFFNDPKSQRGNSDLDVRERFTLSFNYQLPFFKNANGVISLVGKGWQVNGITLWSRGFPFTVTNATARNGGSAADRPNLIANPRQGDGTINKWFNTSAFASQLAGTFGNSPRNLLTAPSYYTQDVSLFKNFDVIGDKLRAQFRAEAFNVFNAPNFVAPGAAFGGANFGVITSTGNFLPRNLQFAVKLNF; this is translated from the coding sequence ATGCAGTTTCTGAAGGTGATACCAGCGGCAGTTTTCCTATGTTTCCTTCTGGCTTTCCCGGCCTGGGGCCAGGTGGTCACAGCTGATGTGACTGGCGTGGCGATGGATCCTACCGGAGCGACACTTCCAAACGTGAAGGTCACGGTTGTTAATGTCGAAACCAATCTGACCAAGGTTGCGACCACCACGGGAGACGGATCATTCACTGTGACGCTCCTTCCGCCCGGCACGTACAACATAAAGGCAGAAGCGGAGGGGTTCAAAAGTTGGGAAGTACGCGGTCTCAAGCTCGCGATTGGAGACAAATATCGCATTGATCCCAACCTGGCCGTCGGTCAAGTGAACGAGACAATCCAGGTGAGTGCTGGATCTCCTTCGATTCAACGCGAAGAGTCGAGTATCGGGACTTTAGTGGGGGAACGAGCTGTGCAGGACCTTCCTTTGAATGGCCGCAACTTCGTTCGTCTGGCTCAAATTGCTCCAGGCGCAACTGAGGGCGCAGCGGGCTCGACTCAAAGTGGCACGCGACCTGACGACCGGAGGCAGAGTTCCTCCGTCTCCATCAATGGACAGACGAGCGACCTCAACAATTTCCTTATCGACGGAACGGATGACAATGAGCGTTTCCTGGGAAATGTTGTCGTGAAGCCATCGATCGATGGAATTCAGGAAATGAAAATTGAGACGAATTCCTATTCCGCCGTGTTGGGACGTACCGCAGGTGGCGTAATCAGCATCGTCACCAAACCAGGAACGAATGCGCTCCACGGCACAGTGTACGAATACTTCCGTAATGAAGTGCTCGATGCAAGAAACTACTTCGCACGCACGGGGCCAAAGCCTGCTTTCAAGCAGAACCAGTTTGGAGGGAGCATTGGCGGACCAATCTTGCGCGATCGTCTTTTCTACTTTGGCGACTATGAGAGGTTTACGCAACGAGTAGGACAGACGTACAACGTAACCGTACCTACCCTTGCACAAGCTGGAGGAGCGGACCATACCGGCCCAGCATGCTTCACGCAAAACATCTTTGATCCTGCCACGACAGTGCAGGTATCGCCCGGTGTGTATACCCGGCAGCAATTCGCCGGAAACTGCATTCCAAACAGTCGGTGGAACTCCGCGGCTCGCAACTTCATCACCCGCTGGCCTGCTCCAAACGGAGGCAGTACGAACAACTACAGTTCTTCGCCTGCTAAACGTCAGGATTCCGACAGTATGGATACGCGTGCGGATTACAAATTGTGCGATAGGGATTTCTTCTTTGCGCGCTATTCCTACAATGACACCCGAACAATCACCCCCGCAGCGCTTCCAGTCATCAATGGCGTGAGTCTCGTCGGGAATGCTGGTGTATTTCCGGGGCCATCCAAGCAGCGTTCGCAGGGGATCCAACTCAACTACACCCATCTGCTCACGCCAAACCTTGTAATGGAAGCCAAGCTGGCGTACACGCGGTTTGCAAATGCAGCTACGTCAACCAACACGGGCACAAACGCCGCAGCGACTCTGGGAATTCCGGGACAAGGCACGGATCCGACTACCTCTGGTGTTCCGACGATCTCAATTGCTGGTGGGCCAGCTGCGGGCGACGCAACCTTTGTCCCGATCATTACGAAAGACAACACCTATCAAGAGATGATTGGGATCACGTATACGCAAGGCCGTCAGACAATCCGGTTTGGAACCAGCTATATCCAACGCCAGGTTGCGTCGAGTCAATCGAGCGAAGGGCGGGGACAATACGCATTCGGAGCAAATACGACTGGACGTATTACAGGGAATACCTTTTCCGAAGGCAACGCGTTGGCTTCCTTCATCCTCGGTCTACCTGGGTCGGAGAGCCGGAACATTCTGCTCGCAAAACCCCAATATAGCTCGCACGAAGGGGCGTTTTATTTTCAGGATGACTGGAAAGTCATGCGCAAGCTGACCGTGAATCTTGGTGGCCGCCTTGATTGGTGGACTCCCATGACAGAGAAGCGTGGCAATATCGCGAACTTCAACCCAGGCACGATTCCCGCGCCTGGTACACCTGCTATTACTCCCGTGCCCGGAACCCCGGTGCCATCGATCATCCAGGCGGGTGTGAATGGCGTCAATGCTTCGGCAGGTGTGAAGACATATCGCTGGAACCTTGCCCCTCGCGTGGGGTTTGCATACAGCATTGACGATAGAACAGTCGTTCGCGGTGGCTTCGGTATCAGCTACTATCCGCCTTATATGGGGAGTGCGCTGGCATTGCGAAATCCACCATTCGTTAGCCTCTATGGCCCAAGCTACTCAGACTTCTTCGGAGGAGCACTTCTGTCCGATGGAATGCCGACTCCGTCAGCCACCTCTGCGTCGGCTCCCACTGGAAGTCTGACCGTAGTCGACTCGAGCCTAAAGATGCCCTATGTCGAACAGTTCAACCTTACGCTCCAACGCGAACTTCCAGCTGGCTTCATTGCTACAGTGACTGGCGTAGGCGCTCTGACGCGCCGCAGCATTCTGGCAATGGATATCAATCCGGCGCCGCCCCAGGTAGGCAGCACACTGCCGGTCAACCAACGTCGTATCTATGATGTTGCGTATCCCACCATCCTGGGCTTCTCAAACGGCAATCCGCTCGGCGGTATCGGTTCGGTCAGTCAGAGCCGCAACTGGAATAAAGCGAACTACTTCGGATTGCAGACAGTGCTGGAGCGCCGTTTCAACAACGGCCTGAGCCTCACCGCTCAAAACACGTGGTCTCACAGTATCGATCTCGCCGCGCCCTTGTATTTTTTCAACGATCCAAAATCACAGCGCGGCAACTCCGATCTCGATGTTCGCGAGCGATTCACTCTTAGCTTCAACTACCAACTTCCATTCTTTAAGAATGCAAACGGTGTCATCTCCCTGGTCGGAAAAGGATGGCAGGTGAATGGGATTACGCTTTGGTCGAGAGGGTTCCCGTTCACGGTTACCAATGCGACAGCACGGAACGGAGGCAGCGCAGCCGATCGGCCGAATCTGATCGCCAATCCCAGGCAGGGCGATGGCACGATTAATAAATGGTTCAATACATCTGCTTTTGCTTCCCAACTTGCTGGGACTTTCGGGAATTCGCCGAGAAACCTCCTTACCGCCCCCAGCTACTACACGCAGGACGTCTCTCTTTTCAAGAATTTTGACGTCATCGGCGATAAGCTGCGCGCTCAGTTTCGTGCGGAAGCATTCAACGTCTTCAATGCGCCGAATTTCGTAGCTCCTGGTGCCGCTTTTGGAGGTGCGAATTTCGGAGTAATTACCAGTACGGGAAACTTTCTCCCACGCAATCTGCAGTTTGCTGTAAAACTCAACTTCTAA
- a CDS encoding outer membrane protein assembly factor BamB family protein codes for MAIRQIPTRHFFTAACVFALLSAPVILLSRYSAYAASTPAHQAEDADWAVYGGHTGGDHYSSLSQINRSNVNRLKVAWTFDTKEKGGLQTNPLVIDGKLFGYTPSQKVFALDAATGKEVWRFDSGLTSGQPDRGLSYWTDGRNRVLFATTLYQVWALNPDTGKPVETFGNKGSIDLRNDLGSESPSGLVAITSPGTIYKDLIIMGFRTGESAPAPHGDIRAYDVHSGALRWVFHTIPHPGDPGYETWPKDAWKHSGAANNWAGMALDEKRGIVFVPTGSATTDFYGAERLGNNLYANCLLALDAGTGKLIWYFQGVHHDIWDRDFPSPPSLVSVRHDGKIIDAVAQTTKQGVLYLFDRATGKSIFPIEERVIPQTDVPGEVSSPTQPMPALPEPFARQQLTEDLLTNRTPEAHAWAVNEFKHFRSGGPFVPLTVGQQTVVFPGFDGGAEWGGSAVDPKTSTIYINANDLAWTGGLEKVSTGSGKFEALYQNQCAACHQANRNGVGGTFPSLVEASQRMTAEQMAEVVKSGRGRMPGFPQIQEEDLRGLLQFVRTGKEPVARRLSDKEEPGSETDLVRAPSAAYRFTGYRKFLDPEGYPATAAPWGTLNAIDLNTGKYLWHIPFGEYPELVAKGLKDTGSENYGGPIVTAGGIVVIGATNFDRKIRAYDSRTGKLLWESVMDFAGNATPATYMANGKQYIVIATSNAKARNAPQGAKYVAFTLP; via the coding sequence GTGGCCATTAGGCAAATACCCACCCGCCATTTTTTTACTGCGGCATGCGTCTTCGCACTTCTGTCTGCCCCCGTGATTCTATTAAGCCGGTACAGTGCATATGCAGCATCCACCCCCGCACATCAGGCAGAAGATGCCGATTGGGCGGTTTATGGTGGACACACCGGAGGGGATCACTATTCCTCCCTCTCCCAGATCAATCGGTCCAATGTGAATCGGCTCAAAGTCGCCTGGACCTTCGACACGAAGGAAAAAGGTGGCCTGCAAACCAACCCTCTTGTGATCGACGGCAAGCTGTTCGGCTATACGCCATCGCAAAAGGTGTTTGCGTTGGACGCTGCAACAGGAAAAGAGGTCTGGCGGTTCGACTCCGGTCTTACGAGTGGTCAGCCCGACCGCGGGCTCTCGTATTGGACTGACGGTAGAAACCGGGTACTCTTCGCCACAACGCTATACCAGGTGTGGGCGTTAAATCCCGATACCGGCAAACCGGTCGAGACATTTGGGAATAAAGGATCGATAGATCTGAGAAACGATCTGGGATCTGAGTCGCCTTCTGGCTTAGTTGCCATCACCTCACCTGGAACCATTTACAAAGACCTCATCATCATGGGGTTCCGCACGGGGGAATCGGCACCGGCGCCTCATGGAGACATCCGGGCCTATGACGTGCATTCGGGCGCGCTCCGATGGGTGTTTCATACGATTCCACACCCCGGGGACCCTGGCTATGAGACATGGCCGAAAGATGCCTGGAAGCATAGTGGCGCCGCGAATAACTGGGCCGGTATGGCACTTGATGAAAAACGGGGCATTGTCTTTGTACCTACAGGTTCGGCGACGACTGACTTTTATGGAGCAGAACGGCTAGGCAACAATCTATATGCAAACTGCCTTCTGGCACTGGATGCCGGAACCGGCAAGTTGATTTGGTATTTTCAGGGAGTTCATCACGATATCTGGGATCGCGATTTTCCTTCTCCACCCTCGTTGGTCTCGGTAAGACACGATGGCAAAATCATCGATGCTGTCGCACAGACCACAAAGCAAGGAGTGCTGTATCTCTTTGATCGAGCGACGGGTAAATCAATTTTTCCGATTGAAGAACGAGTCATTCCTCAGACGGATGTTCCAGGAGAGGTCTCCTCGCCCACGCAGCCAATGCCGGCTCTGCCTGAGCCTTTTGCGCGTCAACAGCTCACAGAGGACCTGTTGACCAACCGCACACCGGAGGCCCACGCTTGGGCAGTGAATGAATTCAAGCATTTCCGCAGCGGCGGGCCGTTTGTTCCGCTTACAGTTGGGCAACAAACGGTTGTTTTCCCCGGCTTTGACGGGGGTGCTGAGTGGGGTGGGTCTGCCGTCGATCCTAAAACAAGCACGATCTATATTAATGCGAATGATCTTGCATGGACTGGCGGACTGGAGAAAGTAAGCACTGGATCCGGAAAATTCGAAGCGCTCTATCAGAACCAATGCGCTGCGTGCCACCAGGCAAACCGGAATGGTGTTGGCGGCACATTCCCTTCGCTGGTAGAAGCCAGCCAACGGATGACCGCCGAGCAGATGGCCGAGGTTGTGAAGAGTGGCAGGGGACGAATGCCAGGATTTCCGCAGATCCAGGAGGAAGACCTGCGTGGGCTGCTTCAATTCGTTCGTACCGGCAAGGAACCAGTAGCAAGGCGTTTGTCGGATAAAGAAGAGCCCGGATCGGAAACCGATTTGGTCCGCGCTCCATCGGCAGCGTACAGATTCACCGGCTATAGGAAATTTCTAGACCCTGAAGGATACCCGGCGACCGCCGCACCGTGGGGAACATTGAACGCAATTGATTTAAACACTGGCAAATATCTGTGGCATATTCCGTTTGGCGAGTATCCAGAGCTGGTCGCAAAAGGGTTGAAAGACACAGGGAGTGAAAACTACGGTGGCCCCATCGTGACTGCCGGCGGAATCGTTGTCATCGGTGCAACAAACTTCGACCGGAAGATTCGAGCGTATGACAGCAGAACAGGAAAGCTCCTTTGGGAGTCTGTCATGGACTTTGCAGGAAATGCTACGCCCGCAACCTACATGGCAAATGGAAAGCAATACATCGTTATCGCGACAAGCAATGCAAAAGCCAGGAATGCGCCTCAAGGTGCGAAGTATGTAGCCTTTACTTTGCCATGA
- a CDS encoding chemotaxis protein CheW, producing the protein MERRIAVQSEKRNLLQQVYGTFHLSGTEYAVEMSDLQEVVTVPSTLQSMPLAPNYLLGLFNLRGQVIPVIDLSVLLGCSKERTQDIQGKRLAVLRDANARLGLLFDSVGEILRMQLSEVSPIDQRNLSPDVPKMPVKAIICRDNGKRLIQVLDLSAILCVRNLPIINQQTSTEDANYHFTARMQDLYREKLIGFSVGECLLALEMKCVVAIVQNQAKAPSPRISDLCGEVVNFQGRTLPVIRMNRLLRVAPVVTECAHILICRIGTDCIGLEVDATNSIIPYAKERVVPVPVLDDYRSEIFRGCFTDREGRDFIVLNEEGILSKDEILSISLDHRKLIEQAEEGSQSPTTVARVPLLTFKMGKVYGIRLKDVLEVKTCPRDLARAPDTPPAVLGVLNLRGTPVSVVDPKQLFHLPSGEETGSDSYLLLFQHQSRKVGMRVDSIESIVHVSIGTEDNLPSIFFSEDRPLLQETFERGVHLSANGEQHAVLVLSADQVVDRLAMALSSPHNLL; encoded by the coding sequence ATGGAACGTCGCATCGCAGTTCAGTCTGAAAAACGGAATCTTCTCCAACAGGTGTACGGCACCTTCCATCTGAGTGGAACCGAATACGCCGTGGAGATGTCTGATCTTCAGGAAGTAGTGACAGTACCGTCCACACTGCAATCCATGCCCCTGGCGCCGAACTATCTGCTGGGTTTGTTCAATTTGCGAGGCCAAGTCATCCCGGTCATCGACCTAAGTGTTCTGCTTGGCTGCAGCAAGGAACGCACCCAAGATATTCAAGGAAAGCGGTTAGCGGTACTGCGGGATGCCAACGCAAGACTGGGTCTCCTCTTCGATAGTGTGGGCGAAATCCTGCGTATGCAGCTGAGCGAAGTATCCCCGATCGACCAGCGTAATCTGTCACCCGATGTACCAAAGATGCCTGTCAAAGCTATTATTTGCCGCGACAATGGGAAGCGTTTGATTCAGGTGCTCGATCTCTCGGCAATCCTATGCGTTCGCAACCTTCCCATCATCAATCAGCAGACCAGCACGGAGGATGCCAATTACCACTTCACGGCACGGATGCAGGATCTCTATCGCGAAAAATTGATCGGGTTCTCTGTGGGAGAGTGCCTGCTGGCATTGGAGATGAAGTGCGTCGTCGCTATTGTTCAGAACCAGGCAAAGGCACCTAGTCCGCGAATCTCAGATTTATGTGGTGAAGTCGTCAATTTCCAAGGCCGTACACTCCCCGTTATCCGCATGAACCGCTTGCTTCGCGTGGCCCCGGTCGTTACGGAGTGCGCACACATCCTGATCTGCCGGATAGGCACCGATTGCATCGGCCTTGAGGTGGACGCGACAAACAGCATTATTCCCTACGCAAAGGAGAGGGTAGTTCCTGTGCCTGTGCTTGACGACTATCGCTCCGAAATCTTTCGTGGCTGCTTCACGGATCGCGAGGGACGGGATTTCATCGTTCTAAATGAAGAGGGCATCCTTTCAAAGGATGAAATTCTATCGATCTCTCTGGACCACAGAAAGCTGATTGAACAGGCCGAAGAGGGATCTCAATCGCCGACGACTGTTGCGCGTGTTCCCCTGTTGACCTTCAAAATGGGCAAGGTATATGGCATCCGCTTAAAGGATGTATTGGAAGTAAAGACTTGTCCGCGCGATCTGGCGCGTGCGCCGGACACTCCGCCTGCCGTGTTGGGTGTACTGAATTTGAGAGGTACTCCCGTCTCCGTGGTGGATCCAAAGCAATTGTTCCATTTGCCATCAGGAGAGGAAACTGGCAGCGATAGCTATCTATTACTCTTCCAGCATCAGTCCCGTAAGGTGGGAATGCGGGTTGACTCGATTGAGAGCATCGTACACGTTTCAATTGGGACGGAGGATAACCTGCCATCGATCTTCTTTAGCGAAGACAGACCCCTGTTGCAAGAAACCTTCGAACGCGGTGTACACCTTTCAGCCAATGGGGAACAACACGCAGTGCTTGTGCTCAGCGCAGACCAGGTGGTTGATCGGCTTGCCATGGCACTATCGTCGCCGCACAACCTTCTGTAA
- a CDS encoding CheR family methyltransferase, with the protein MPTSDHNVLHGSSEFKCEPLLPLLKELTGITIPPQKIAMVAGRLRKRLTELGHPDCAEYISMIRRNSEEQQNFINLLTTNETSFFRTQRVWTYFCDVYLPEFRTSYPTNTLSAWSAAASTGEEAYSIAICCNEHLRNNPEFRYHILATDVDTEVLNRAKNGVFGSRTVDKLKASNPDLAERYFLLHEGDGYQANGDLLRHIRFTTHNLMHRPRLLGPHHIVFLRNVLIYFRPQEQTTILQNVASTMGPGTILILGESESIAALDVPFVFVAPQIYRRTL; encoded by the coding sequence ATGCCAACCAGTGATCACAACGTTCTTCACGGCAGCAGCGAGTTCAAATGTGAACCGCTGCTGCCCCTTCTCAAAGAACTGACCGGCATCACAATTCCACCGCAAAAGATAGCAATGGTGGCAGGAAGGCTCAGGAAGAGGCTTACCGAACTTGGTCATCCGGACTGCGCTGAGTATATCTCCATGATCCGGCGAAACTCCGAAGAGCAGCAGAACTTTATCAACCTGCTGACGACCAATGAAACGTCGTTCTTCCGCACGCAACGGGTGTGGACATACTTCTGCGATGTATACCTTCCGGAGTTCAGGACATCCTATCCAACAAACACACTCAGCGCTTGGTCCGCGGCTGCGTCTACCGGGGAGGAGGCATATTCGATTGCGATCTGCTGCAACGAGCACCTCCGCAATAACCCCGAGTTTCGCTATCACATTCTGGCAACCGATGTGGACACCGAGGTGCTGAATCGCGCAAAGAATGGCGTCTTCGGAAGCCGAACTGTCGATAAATTGAAGGCATCAAATCCCGATCTGGCGGAACGTTACTTTCTCCTTCACGAAGGAGATGGGTATCAGGCAAATGGAGATCTGCTGCGCCACATCCGTTTCACAACTCATAACCTGATGCATCGTCCTCGTTTGCTGGGGCCACATCACATTGTCTTTTTGAGGAACGTGTTGATCTACTTCCGCCCACAGGAGCAGACAACGATCCTTCAGAATGTAGCGTCCACTATGGGTCCCGGGACAATTCTGATCCTGGGAGAGTCGGAATCCATTGCAGCTCTCGATGTGCCCTTTGTCTTTGTTGCACCTCAGATCTACAGGAGAACACTCTAG
- a CDS encoding methyl-accepting chemotaxis protein has product MPSTTQPNGRIPSHSVDTLVPSDIKGILDALDRAQAVIEFSLNGTILTANQNFLKIFGYSLTELTGKHHRVLCEETYVNSPDYTELWESLRRGENRLGQFPRITKNGTRVWVEASYNPVFDDTGNLVKIVKFATDITAQQTRAAQDASVSRAIDKSQAIIEFDVNGTIRKANNNFLAAVGYSLSEIIGKHHRIFCEESYTRTQAYQQFWEELRQGKFQAGRFKRLTQRGNVLWLFATYNPLHDENGKVVGVIKIASDVTRQVEMEESVRSVASELDNRTQDIAKRSTAVAEGAQALGATSEEMNASMEELTASIHSIAQNVKHVDGLARAAREQADSGTKMIDRSINAMELISKSSEDIGEIVKVIGEIASQTNLLAFNAAIEAARAGEMGLGFSVVADEVRKLAERSSQATREISKLIAESVKRIEAGNETSRQAAEAFHRIVDGVAKTTDAISEISSAADEQLIASKDVGNAIQNVTDRTEQAANASEGIANSIKELRKASTQLTETLLHANQ; this is encoded by the coding sequence ATGCCATCGACCACTCAGCCCAATGGACGCATTCCTTCTCACAGCGTAGACACTCTTGTGCCTTCGGACATCAAGGGTATCCTGGACGCACTTGATCGTGCCCAGGCTGTAATTGAGTTTTCTCTTAACGGTACTATCCTTACTGCAAACCAGAACTTCCTGAAGATCTTCGGGTACTCCCTGACCGAACTCACCGGGAAGCACCACCGTGTTCTCTGTGAGGAGACGTACGTCAACAGTCCTGACTACACCGAACTGTGGGAGTCATTGCGCCGGGGAGAAAACCGGCTTGGACAGTTTCCCCGCATTACCAAAAACGGTACTCGTGTATGGGTAGAGGCAAGCTACAACCCCGTCTTCGACGACACCGGCAATCTGGTCAAGATCGTAAAGTTTGCCACGGATATCACCGCGCAGCAGACGCGCGCAGCACAAGATGCCAGCGTGAGCCGCGCCATCGATAAGTCCCAGGCCATCATCGAGTTCGATGTGAATGGAACGATCCGGAAAGCAAACAATAACTTCCTGGCCGCAGTTGGTTACAGTTTGTCGGAGATTATTGGCAAGCACCACCGCATTTTCTGCGAAGAATCTTACACACGGACACAGGCCTATCAACAGTTCTGGGAGGAGTTGCGACAGGGCAAGTTCCAGGCTGGCCGCTTCAAACGTCTGACGCAGCGCGGGAATGTTCTGTGGCTCTTCGCTACCTACAATCCATTACATGATGAGAACGGTAAGGTTGTCGGCGTCATCAAGATTGCTTCCGATGTTACTCGCCAGGTGGAGATGGAGGAATCTGTCCGCTCGGTCGCATCAGAACTCGACAACCGCACCCAGGATATTGCCAAGCGTTCTACCGCCGTGGCGGAAGGCGCGCAGGCACTTGGGGCAACCTCTGAAGAGATGAATGCTTCGATGGAAGAGCTTACTGCTTCCATTCATTCCATCGCACAGAATGTGAAGCACGTGGATGGTCTAGCGCGGGCCGCCCGCGAACAGGCTGACTCCGGCACCAAGATGATCGATCGCTCCATCAACGCGATGGAGTTGATCAGCAAGTCCAGTGAAGACATCGGAGAGATTGTCAAGGTCATTGGCGAGATTGCCTCGCAGACCAATCTTCTGGCGTTCAATGCCGCTATCGAAGCGGCGCGTGCCGGTGAGATGGGACTGGGCTTCTCGGTTGTTGCAGATGAGGTACGAAAGCTGGCGGAGCGCAGCTCCCAGGCAACGCGCGAGATCTCGAAGCTCATTGCGGAGTCCGTCAAGCGGATCGAAGCCGGCAACGAGACCTCTCGCCAGGCTGCCGAGGCCTTCCATCGCATTGTGGACGGAGTAGCCAAAACGACAGACGCCATCTCTGAGATCTCCAGCGCTGCTGATGAGCAGTTGATCGCCTCAAAGGATGTGGGCAACGCGATTCAGAACGTAACAGATCGCACGGAGCAGGCTGCCAATGCATCGGAGGGTATCGCGAACTCCATCAAGGAACTGCGCAAGGCGTCCACGCAACTGACGGAGACCCTTCTCCATGCCAACCAGTGA
- a CDS encoding chemotaxis protein CheD — MVQHVMIAQLKAASAGMLKATLGSCVALGLINRKTGLCGLAHCLLAHAPAGADVADARYVDRALPNLIRIVGGLNPVRRHLKGFLAGGANMIHSADTEKRTVGSLNLEAARTAFKANQISFEELETGGMQGYTVVLDCNTKLLTCCFIDPMTTE; from the coding sequence ATGGTGCAGCATGTCATGATCGCGCAACTCAAAGCAGCGTCCGCCGGCATGTTGAAAGCAACGCTGGGTTCATGCGTTGCTCTTGGTCTCATCAACCGCAAAACCGGTCTTTGCGGCCTGGCCCACTGTTTGTTGGCGCATGCTCCTGCTGGAGCAGATGTAGCAGACGCGCGCTATGTTGACCGCGCCCTTCCAAATCTCATCCGGATTGTTGGCGGGCTCAATCCGGTGCGGCGCCATCTGAAGGGTTTTCTTGCCGGCGGAGCGAACATGATTCATTCCGCAGACACCGAAAAACGGACTGTCGGGTCGCTGAACCTGGAGGCTGCCAGAACTGCTTTCAAGGCGAATCAGATCTCATTCGAAGAGCTGGAAACTGGGGGCATGCAGGGCTACACCGTGGTACTCGATTGCAACACAAAATTGCTCACGTGCTGCTTCATCGATCCGATGACAACAGAGTGA